In the genome of Helicovermis profundi, the window TTAGTTGGTGGACCAATTTTAGCAGAGTATTTTAAGGAAAAAGATATAGAAAACCTTGTAGTCGTTTCTCCTGATCTTGGAAGTGTTGCGCGTTCAAGAAATTTTGCAGATAGATTAAATGCACCTATTGCTATAATAGATAAAAGAAGACCAAAAGCAAATGTAAGTGAAGTAATGAACATAATAGGTGATATTAAGGGTAAAAATGTTATTCTTATTGATGATATGATTGATACTGCGGGAACTATTACGAATGGAGCAAATGCCTTAAGAGATTTAGGCGCTAAAGAAATATATGCATGTTGTACTCATGCAGTTCTTTCAGGTCCTGCAATTGAGAGAATTGATAATTCGGTAATAAAAGAATTAATTGTTCTTGATACTATATATTTGCCAGATGAAAGAAAATCAGAAAAAATAAAAACTCTTTCAGTAGCTCCATTATTTGCAGAATCAATTAGAAGAATTTTTAACAATGATTCAGTAAGCAAATTATTTGATTAAATAATAAAAAGAAAAACAATTTATTGTTTTTCTTTTTATTTGTGAATATGTATAGAAAAAGTAATACGTAAAAATTAATTACTACTATATTTTTGATTAATTTTATTAAAAAAGAGTATATATATAGTATTCGTAATATATATGATTATTAGGAGGAATAATATGAGTAAAAAAAAGAAAGATAAAAAAATTAAAAAAAAATCTAAGCAAGGATTTGGAATTGGTATAAGAATTTTAAGTGTATTTTTATCAATAATGATTGTAAGTATTTTTGCAATTGGATTTACTGTGTATCATAAAACAAATACTATATTAGAAGAAAATTTGGTAGATACTTCTAAGTCTTTGAATTCTAGTATTGATAGAGATATCACTCATTATTTAAGTACATTTTCTTTTGTATCAAATTACTTAGCTGGTGATACGACAGTTCAGCAGGTACTAGAGAATCAATTTTCAAAAACAGCAATGTTTAGAATTTTTAATGAAATGACTAAAAATAATAAAGATATTATGAATCTTTATTTAGGTACAGCTGATGGACAAATGCTACTTTATCCTAAACAGAAATTACCAGATGGTTTTGATCCTAGAAAAAGAGGCTGGTACGAAGAAGCAGTAAATGCTGGTAAATTAATTTGGACAGACCCATATGTTGATGCAACTTCAGGGGAACTTGTAGTAACAGTTGCGAATCCTGTTTATAATAAATATAATAAAAACAAACTTGTAGGTGTACTTGGAATAGACATTAATTTATCAACACTAGATAAAGCTATAAGTGGAGTTAAGATAGGAAAAAATGGTTATATTGTATTAGTTGATTCAAAAAATAATACAATGATTCATAAATCAAAAGATTTGATTGGCAAGCCTATTCCCGTTAAAGCGCTAAATGATTCACTTGCAAAAAACTCTGAAGATGTAGTTTCTTACAATTATAATGGTGAAAATAAAATGCTTATTTATAATACTATTGAAGGCGTTAATTGGAAAGTTATGTCAAGCTTTAGTATGAATGAAATTAATGAAGATGCATCAAAAAATCTTACAAATATCATAACAGTTGGTCTAGTGTCTTTATTAATTGGACTAATTTTGTTCCTATTATTTTCAAGACGTTTAACAAATAATATTAAAAAGCTTTTAGTAAATATGGAAGAGGTTAAAAAAGGTGATTTAACAAAGTTATTTAATGTAACTTCAACTGATGAATTAGGTTCACTTGCAGGATTTTTTGAAGATACTCTAAAAGAACTTAGTTCGCTTATGAGAAATATTAAAAATGTATCACATGAACTTACTTCAAATGCAGAGAACTTAGCCGGAACGTCCGAGGAAGCAAGTGCTGCTTCAGACGAAGTTTCAAGAGCGTCAGAAGATATTGCAAAAGGAGCTCAGTCTCAAGCTGAAGATGCTGGAAATGGAGCTGAAATTGCAAGAGAACTAGCTGACAAATTAAATGTTCTTGGTGACAATATTAATACAGTATTTGATGGTCTTAAAGAGGTAACAAATGCAAATTCTCTAGGATTTGAAAAGATAAATGAATTAACTGAAAAAAGTAATATAAGTAAAGAAACAAGTGAAGAAACTCAGAAAGTGGTTAAAGAACTTGAAGTAAAAACAAACGATATTGGTACTATTCTTGATGCAATCAGTGCAATCGCTGTTCAAACTAATTTACTTGCACTTAACGCTTCTATTGAAGCTGCTAGAGCTGGGGAACACGGAAGAGGTTTTGCGGTAGTAGCAGAAGAAATAAGAAAACTTGCAGAAGAGTCATCAACTGCTGCTGATCAAGTAAGAGAAATAGTTACAAATATTCAAACTGATAGTAAAAATGCTGTTGAAAGTGTAAGTCAAATGAAAGAAATTTCAGATGAACAATTAAGTGCGGTTAAAGGAGTAAATGATGCATTTGATATGATTACAGTAAGTGTTTCTGAAATTAGTGGGTCGGTAAACCAAATAGTAGAATACAAAGATATGATAGAAGAAAACAAAAATGGTTTGCTTGAAGCTATTGAAAACATCTCGGCAGTATCAGAGGAAACAGCAGCAGCTTCGGAAGAGGTAAATGCTTCTATGGAGCAGCAAACATTTGCAGTAGAGGAAGTAGCAAAAGCTGCTGAAAAACTTAATGAAATTGCTGTAGAATTAAATACAGAAATAGATAAATTTAAGATTTAAGTTTAAATACTATCATTTATTGTATTTTAAAACGTAAAGTCTTGTTTTGTAATGAAAATTATAAAGCAAGGCTTTTTTATTTAATAAGCTTATGTAATCAGAAAATAATTAGGCCTTTAATAAAAAACAAAATAGAATTATTTAGAAAAGTTGATTATTATTTATTATTATGTGTATATATATAATACGATTTTAATTAATAATGCGGGAGGGAAGTTTATGTCAAAAGATAAAGTGAAGCAAAAGAAAAGTCATAAGAGCAATATAAAGGGAAGAGGACTTGGTTTTAGAATTATTAGTGTATTTATTATTATTATGGTAGTAGGAATATCTGCTATTGGTTTTACAGTTTATAATAAAACTAATAAAATACTTAAAGAGAATTTAATTGATACTTCAAAAGCTACAACAAAAAGCATTGACGATTCTATTAAAAATTACTTGAATGAATTTAGTTTTATTACTGGGTTTATGAGTGATGATGCTAATGTTCAGCAAGTTTTATCGTATCCTGATTCTAAGAAGTGGATGTTAAAGTCATTTGAATCTATTGCAAAAAATGAACCAGATTTAATGAATGTATATATAGGGACTAGAGATGGTCAAATGCTTCTTTATCCACAAGTAGATTTACCTGCTGACTATGATCCAAGAAAAAGAGGTTGGTATGAAGCGGCTGTAAAAGCAGATAAGCTTATTTGGACGGATCCATATGTGGATGCATTTACGGGCGATATGGTAGTTACAGTTGCAAAACCTGTGTATAATAAATTTAATAACAATAAATTTGTTGGGGTTGCAGCACTTGATATAAGTCTTAAAACTCTTGCAGAAAATATGAATAAAATAACAGTAGGGGAGAATGGTTATGCAATTTTAGTTGATGGTAATGGCATAACTATGACTCATAAAGATTCTAAAGTTATTGGAAAACCCATACCTGTAAAAGAACTTGCTGAAGCAATGAAAAAATCAAATGAAGACACTGTAGAATACACTTATAATGGCGTTGAAAAGATAGGTATATTTGATACAGTAGTTGGCCCTAG includes:
- a CDS encoding ribose-phosphate diphosphokinase; protein product: MHSKGKKIKIFSGNSNLDLAKKICGELGLPLGDATVSSFSDGEISININETVRGVDVYVIQSTSIPLVNKYLMEMLIMVDALKRASAGRITVVMPYYGYARQDRKAKARDPISAKLVADLITASGADRVLTMDLHAAQIQGYFNIPLDHLVGGPILAEYFKEKDIENLVVVSPDLGSVARSRNFADRLNAPIAIIDKRRPKANVSEVMNIIGDIKGKNVILIDDMIDTAGTITNGANALRDLGAKEIYACCTHAVLSGPAIERIDNSVIKELIVLDTIYLPDERKSEKIKTLSVAPLFAESIRRIFNNDSVSKLFD
- a CDS encoding HAMP domain-containing methyl-accepting chemotaxis protein, with the translated sequence MSKKKKDKKIKKKSKQGFGIGIRILSVFLSIMIVSIFAIGFTVYHKTNTILEENLVDTSKSLNSSIDRDITHYLSTFSFVSNYLAGDTTVQQVLENQFSKTAMFRIFNEMTKNNKDIMNLYLGTADGQMLLYPKQKLPDGFDPRKRGWYEEAVNAGKLIWTDPYVDATSGELVVTVANPVYNKYNKNKLVGVLGIDINLSTLDKAISGVKIGKNGYIVLVDSKNNTMIHKSKDLIGKPIPVKALNDSLAKNSEDVVSYNYNGENKMLIYNTIEGVNWKVMSSFSMNEINEDASKNLTNIITVGLVSLLIGLILFLLFSRRLTNNIKKLLVNMEEVKKGDLTKLFNVTSTDELGSLAGFFEDTLKELSSLMRNIKNVSHELTSNAENLAGTSEEASAASDEVSRASEDIAKGAQSQAEDAGNGAEIARELADKLNVLGDNINTVFDGLKEVTNANSLGFEKINELTEKSNISKETSEETQKVVKELEVKTNDIGTILDAISAIAVQTNLLALNASIEAARAGEHGRGFAVVAEEIRKLAEESSTAADQVREIVTNIQTDSKNAVESVSQMKEISDEQLSAVKGVNDAFDMITVSVSEISGSVNQIVEYKDMIEENKNGLLEAIENISAVSEETAAASEEVNASMEQQTFAVEEVAKAAEKLNEIAVELNTEIDKFKI